The DNA sequence TTCGCTTTCTTCGAGCGCCAGTGTTTCTTTACGCACACGTTCAATATGGATGGTGAGGAACATGCGTTCTTCCGTGCCAAGCGCGTAGTCATAAGTTTTAATCACATGCCGGTCGATTTTCTCCACGCATCGGTAGGCTTGCGGGTAGCGGCTGCGTACCACGTCATGGAGTGACACATCGTCACTGACCACTCCCTGCTTACCCAATATTCGCTGAGCAAAAAATTTCAGATGCGTAACAAAACGGTTGTAGCTGAGAGAGTCCGGCTGATAGGTGATTTGTAGCTGGTATTTTACGATATCGAGGATTTGCTGCATAAAGCGGGTGATATACATCACCTCCGGCATCTCGCTGTGCAGCTGAGCATTGATCAGATGCAGCGCGATAAACCCCGCTTCATCTTCTTCAAGCCTTACGTCTAAGCGCTGAAAAATAATCTCCAGCGCTGCCAGCCCAATCGCATATTCACGAGGATAGAGGGAACGGATCTCCCAGCGCAGCACATTACGCAGAGGGAGGTTTTCCCGCTGTCGCTGCACGGCAAAATTAATATGATCGGTCAGGCCTATCGCCAGGCTTTCGTGGAGATTGCCTGCAAACTCTTTACGGGCAAGCGCGATGATACACTCGCTGGTGGTGACGACTTCGATGGGGATTTCCAGCAGCAGTTCACCCAGTCGGCCGATCAATTCAGAACTTTGCAGCGCAAATGTTTTCTCCACGCACAGTGGGTTAATTTCCTCGCCCGCACTTTTATGAAAAGCCAGCCCGCGCCCCATAACAACCTGTTCCTTTCCCTGTGCGTCATGCACTATTGCAACGTTATTATTCAGTATCTTGATTATTTTCATATCCCGGCCTGCAATGAAAAAAAACCTGACGCCGGACGTTCATCCGGCTGTCAGGTTTTGCCTGCAGCGAAGCAGTAACAATCCAGCTGCTACCTTAATCCAATCTCATGAGAGCTCAAGCCTCCAGAAATGGAACTGTGATATGCTTCGAAAATTACTGTCTAATCAGCTATGTAGCGTTGCCGGGCATTTTGCCGCTTCCAGCTTTTTCAGCTCACTCATCCGTTCATTCGCATGTTTTTGCGCCAGTCCTTTCGCCACACCGTTGCCAATGCCGAAATCGCCAATAAAGCCAAGAACCGTCAGGCCATCAAATTTTCCTGTTTTATCAATCTGCGCCTGGATCTCCTGCTGGCTGGCGATCGCCTTCTCTACGGCCGGGCAATCCAGCGTGGTTTTTTGCACCGCGCTAACCGGCGGTGAAGCAGGATAACGTTTTAATGCACAACCCGTGAGCAGCAGTGAAAGACAAAGCAGAGCACACACTTTAACCATAAAACACCTGACCGAAAGAATGAAAACCTTATAGGAAACGCTATTATCTGGCATTTTATTAATAACGATGCGTTACAAAAGCGTATAAAGCGCACGTTAATTAATCAATAACCGATCGGCGCGCCATCCCCGCCTGGGTTAAAATCTTGCCCACAACCGGAGATGACTCACTGATTATGCTTAAGAATGTACATCGTTCGGCTGTAGGCCATATCTTCCGGGTTGGTAATCGGATATCCCTTCACCCATGGCTTGATCAACCGTCCATTGGTGTACTGATATAACGGTGCAATTGGCACCTGGTCAGCAATAATTTTTTCGGCGCGGTTATAGTCCTCATTACGGGAATCGCTGTTAGTTTCACGGCTGGCCTTCGCCAACAGCGCGTCGTACTCTGCACTGTTGAATTTAGCGATATTCCCGCTGTGGCTGGCAGTTAGCAGGCTGAGAAAGGTGGAGGGTTCGTTATAATCACCGACCCAGGAAGCACGGATCACATCAAAATTGCCACTGTTGCGGCTGTCAATGTAGGTTTTCCATTCCTGATTTTGCAGCTTCACGTTGACCCCAAGGTTCTTTTTCCACATTGAGGCTACTGCAATGGCGATTTTTTGATTATTTTCAGAGCTGTTGTAGAGTAATGTCAGATCCAGCGGATGATCAGGCCCATAGCCTGCCGCCGCCAGCAGCATTTTAGCCTGCGCGTTCAGCTCTTGTTGTGAATGCTGCTCCGGGAAGCCGGACTGTGGCCTGAAACCGGCCGTGACATCTGGCGTAAAGTGCCAGGCCGGTTTTTCACCGGTGCCTAACACCTTTTCAGCAACGATCTTTCTGTCGATGCTCCATGAAAGCGCCTTACGCACCCGCACGTCAGCAGTTGGACCTTTTACGGTATTGAACGCGTAATAATAGGTGCCCAGCTGATCTGGCGTGTAGACCTCACCCGGGATCTGTTTTTTCAGCAGCGCATACATATTTTTGGGAAATGATTCGGTGATATCAATATCGTTAGCCCGATAACGTTTGGTGGCGCTCGATTCTTCATTGATTGGCACAAAGGTGACTTTATTTAACACGCTGTGAGCGTTGTCCCAATAATGTTCGTTACGCACCAGCACCAGTTTTTCGTTAACAACGCGCTCCTGCAATTTATAAGCGCCATTCCCTACCATATTGCCCGGCTGTGTCCAGGCCTGGCCGGATTTTTCAATCGCCTTTGCCGAAACGGGGTACAGACTGAAATTGGACGTCAGGCCGAGGAAATACGGTACGGGTTTATCCAGCATGACTTTCAGCCGGCGATCGTCCAGCGCCACCACGCCAAGTTTATCGGGTGACATCTCGCCTTTGGTAATCGCGGCGGCGTTTTGCATACCGGCTAATTCAGCAAACCAGGCAAAAGTGGAACCAACTTTCGGATCGACCAGCCGTCGCCAGCTGTAAACAAAATCGTTCGCCGTAACCGGTTCGCCATCTGACCAGCGTGCATCTTTACGCAGAGTGAAGATCCATGTCTGGTTATCCGTCGTCTGCCATTGCGTCGCCACGCCCGGCACACTATTTCCTTTAGCGTCCTGGTTAGTCAGCCCTTCAAACAAATCACGAATAACCTGAATTTCAGGTAACCCGACAGCTTTCGCCGGATCGAGCGAAGCGGGTTCATCTTTGATATGCCGAACAATTTGTTGTACGGCAGCCAGGTCAGCGCCCGGCGGCACTTCAGCGGCATAAAGTGCGCCACTGGCCGCCATCGCCAGTAATGCCAGAGATAATTGAAAAGAATTGTGCATCAGGAAACCTCGCTAAATGCTTAAGAGCTAACAGTCGCACTTTAACGCAAATCGTTGATCGCCAGACACTCTTTTTCCATTGCTTTGCGCAACGGATCGAACTGCGCTTTTTTTCTGCTGAAATTTAAGCTAGCGTTAGCAAAACTTTTCGGGAGTTAAGTTATGTCGCGGATCCATCCACGTAGCGCGCGGGGAAAGCTGGAGATCGAATGTAAGATTTACGGGCACAGCGTGCTGGGCGCACCGCTGCTTTGGTTCCCAGCCCCCTTGGCAGATAGCGACAGCGGGCTGATCCTGGCTGGCACGCATGGCGATGAGGCCGCCGCAGTCGTCACGCTTTCCTGTGCTTTACGAACTTTGCAGCAGGAACACCGTCGACATCATGTGGTGCTGGCCGTTAATCCTGATGGCTGCCAGCTGGGTTTACGGGCTAACGCCCATGGCGTCGATTTGAATCGTAACTTTCCGGCGGCGAACTGGCAGTCTGGCGAGACGATTTATCGCTGGAACAGTGCGGCAGAAGAACGCGATGTGCGGCTCTCAACCGGCGACCGCGCAGGTTCTGAGCCGGAAACCCAAGCCCTTTGCAGCCTGATTTATCAGCTTAAACCGGCCTGGGTGGTCTCCTTTCATGAACCGCTGGCCTGTGTTGAAGATCCGCACAGCAGCAAACTGGGCGAATGGCTGGCAGAGAATATGTCGCTGCCGCTGGTGACAACCGTAGGCTATGCCACGCCAGGCTCCTTTGGCAGCTGGTGTGCCGATCTGAGCCTGCCGGTGATTACCGTTGAACTGCCGCCGGTTTCTACAGACGAGGCCAGTGAAAAGTACCTTGCGGCAATGGTAGATTTACTGAGCAAGCCCTCAGGAGAGGGTTATTCTGCCGCAGCTAAAGGGTAGAGCGGGATCAACATCCGCCGCGAGCCACGTTGGGCCGTCTAAATCCACGAAGCGAGCCGAATTTACTAACGGAAGCGCAGCGCTGATTGCACGAGATGTACACAGCATACAGCCGAGCATCACCTCAAAACCGGCGGCTTTTGCCGCCTGCACCAGCGCCAGCGCTTCGGTCAGGCCGCCCGTTTTATCCAGCTTGATATTCACCATCTCATAACGCCCTTTTAGCGCGGGCAGATCGGCTCGCGTGTGGCAGCTCTCATCAGCACAAATCGGTAACGGATGGATAAAGTTTTCCAGCATGGCATCGTCTGCGGCGGGAAGCGGCTGTTCGAGCATCACCACGTTTAGATCGGCCAGCAACTGGCATCTCGCCGCCAGCCCTTCACTGTGCCAGGACTCATTTGCATCCACAATCAGCGTAGCTTGCGGTACTGCTGTTCGTATCGCCACCAGCCGCTCGGTGATCAGCGAATTATCGAGTTTGATCTTCAGTAATCGTGCGCCGTTTTGCCACAATGCCAGCGCGCTGCTGGCCATCACTTCCGGCATTTCAATACTAACGGTTTGTGCCATCTCGATAATCGCTGGCGGTGTGGCACCGGTCAGTCGCCACAGGTCGCTATGTAGTTTACGGGCCTGAAGATCCCACAGCGCCGAGTCGATAGCATTACGGGCGCTTCCTGCGGGCAGCAGCGACTGAAGCTGTTCACGCGTCAGCCCCTGCTTCAGCGCATTAATCAGTAAGGCGATTTGCGCCAGCACCGATGCTTCGGTCTCACCATAGCGTGGATAGGGCGTACATTCTCCAATGCCTTTGATCCCTTCCTCTTCCACTTCTACTACCACAACGCCCGCTTCACTGCGCGCGCCACGCGCAATAGCAAACGGCGTATGCAACGGCCATGTTTCCGGATATACCTTCACTGCTCTCATCAACGGATCCTTAAAGAAGAGAAAGAATTGCTACCACAATACCTTAGCCATTGTGGCCGTATTTGCGTAATGAACAAGCTCAGGGCAGGTTTTTTCTGGGTGAGTTAGCCTGTATGGCTTACACTCAGAACAATGTTTACCGTGCATATAAGGAAAGATTATGTCTCAGACAGTACTTTTTCAGGGTAATCCGGTGCCTGTCGCCGGTCAAATCCCCACTCCGGGTCAGGCTGCGAAGCCGTTTACGCTGGTCGCAAAAGACTTTTCCGACGTTCCTCTTTCCCATTTTGCGGGCAAGCGTAAGGTGCTGAATATTTTTCCCAGTATTGATACTGGCGTTTGTGCCGCCTCGGTACGTAAATTTAATCAGCTTGCGGGCGAAATGGATAATGCGGTTGTGCTGTGCATCTCCTCCGATTTGCCGTTTGCCCTGTCGCGTTTTTGTGGTGCCGATGGGTTGAACAACGTCGTCACGCTTTCAACACTGCGTGGTGCGCAATTTAAAGAGGACTACGGTGTGGCGATTAGCGATGGCCCGCTTGAAGGGCTGGCTGCACGTGCGGTAGTGATCCTCGATGAACAGGATCGTGTCTTATACAGTCAGCTGGTTGAAGAGATCGCCACCGAGCCGGATTATGACGCCGCGCTTGCTGCACTAAAGTAAAGCACTAAGGCCAGTCGATGACTGGCTTTTTAAAAAAATTTGATTAACAGAAACAATACGCAAATTTAAATTAGTGAGTCACCGGTTTAACTAAATCAAGGCCAACACCAAGACGCACCGCATGGCGGGCATTGGTTACACCCAGTTTTTTGACAATATTTGCCATATGGAATTTAACCGTTGTCGTTTTAATTCCTAAAATAATTCCCGTTTCAAGATAGGTTTTACCTACGCTTGCCCAGTAAAGGATTTCGTTTTCGCGATCGGTGAAAAGGTTTTTATTAACTGAATGCAATTCGTTATTTTCAGAAAGCATCATCAGCGCCAGATACCGTTCATGTACGGTGGTAAGCAGAATGTTAATATCGCCCCGATGCTTGAAAAGAAAATCCTCGATTTCGTTTCTCCGTTCAGGATCGATAACAAAAGAGAGTGTTGCCATGTTGTTTTTATAATCATGCAAAACAAACGTATAGCCATTTTTCACATTATGATTTTTTGCTTTATCGAATATGCCCGGCGAGCAAAATTTATTATCCGTTTCTGTTTTTTCATCCCACAGGAATGGCGTCAACCGGTTAAGCGCGTTAATAACAACAGGATCGGTAAAGTGCAAACTTTGTTCCTGATAGGTTTTCACCCACTCTTCTGGATAATTGGTTGCAAAAAACTGCACAGACATTTTGTTTTTTGACAGCACAACATATGCCCATGTGAATTCTCCCAGCTTACCTAATGCTGAAGCTAAATTATCTTCAATTACTTTCAGAATATCCATTAACGAAGCTTCTCCCGATAATTCCCTGAATTTACCTGCAACCCAATATTGACTGTCGTACGCCTGAATCAAAGCCCAGGCCTTGCGGCCGGGGCTGTGTCGTTAATCGATATATTATTGCCGGCTGGCATGACGATGCTTTTTACACGGTTTCAGAAAAAATTTTTCCCGCGCTATTTCCCTTCACCCTCGCCTTTCTTCTGGCTCAGACCATATTCACGCAGCTTATTCGCAATCGCGGTGTGGGAAACGCCCAGCCGTTTAGCCAGCTTGCGCGTGCTGGGATAAGAGAGATACAGTCGGGTCAGCACTGACCGTTCAAAACGGCTGGTGATGTCATCCAGCGATCCTTCCATCGCCTCTTCGCCCAGCGGCATATCCGTAGCAAATTCCGGTAGCACGATATCCTGTGGACGCAGCTCATAGCCTTCCAGCTGAGTCAACGCGCGGTAAAGCGCATTTTTTAACTGACGAACGTTGCCCGGCCAGGTGTAGCGGCTGAGAAACGCATTGAGCTGCGCGGAGAGTTTCGGTCGGGCAACGCCCTGCTCGTCGGCAAAGCGAGCGACAAACATTTCCGTTAACGGCAGGATATCCTGGGGACGTTCGCGCAGCGGCGGCAGATTGAGCGTAAGCACGTTAAGGCGGTAAAAAAGATCTTCGCGAAACTCGCCGCGATGCACCATCTCGGTAAGATTTTTTTGTGTGGCGCAGATTACGCGCACATCAACTTTGACCTCATGTTCTTCGCCCACCCGCCGGAAGGTACCGTCGTTAAGGAAACGTAGCAGCTTGGTTTGCATGCGTGGCGTCATTTCGCCAATTTCATCCAGCAGAACCGAACCGCCGTTCGCCTG is a window from the Pantoea sp. CCBC3-3-1 genome containing:
- the licT gene encoding BglG family transcription antiterminator LicT, giving the protein MKIIKILNNNVAIVHDAQGKEQVVMGRGLAFHKSAGEEINPLCVEKTFALQSSELIGRLGELLLEIPIEVVTTSECIIALARKEFAGNLHESLAIGLTDHINFAVQRQRENLPLRNVLRWEIRSLYPREYAIGLAALEIIFQRLDVRLEEDEAGFIALHLINAQLHSEMPEVMYITRFMQQILDIVKYQLQITYQPDSLSYNRFVTHLKFFAQRILGKQGVVSDDVSLHDVVRSRYPQAYRCVEKIDRHVIKTYDYALGTEERMFLTIHIERVRKETLALEESEDEA
- a CDS encoding ABC transporter substrate-binding protein; translated protein: MAASGALYAAEVPPGADLAAVQQIVRHIKDEPASLDPAKAVGLPEIQVIRDLFEGLTNQDAKGNSVPGVATQWQTTDNQTWIFTLRKDARWSDGEPVTANDFVYSWRRLVDPKVGSTFAWFAELAGMQNAAAITKGEMSPDKLGVVALDDRRLKVMLDKPVPYFLGLTSNFSLYPVSAKAIEKSGQAWTQPGNMVGNGAYKLQERVVNEKLVLVRNEHYWDNAHSVLNKVTFVPINEESSATKRYRANDIDITESFPKNMYALLKKQIPGEVYTPDQLGTYYYAFNTVKGPTADVRVRKALSWSIDRKIVAEKVLGTGEKPAWHFTPDVTAGFRPQSGFPEQHSQQELNAQAKMLLAAAGYGPDHPLDLTLLYNSSENNQKIAIAVASMWKKNLGVNVKLQNQEWKTYIDSRNSGNFDVIRASWVGDYNEPSTFLSLLTASHSGNIAKFNSAEYDALLAKASRETNSDSRNEDYNRAEKIIADQVPIAPLYQYTNGRLIKPWVKGYPITNPEDMAYSRTMYILKHNQ
- the mpaA gene encoding murein tripeptide amidase MpaA is translated as MSRIHPRSARGKLEIECKIYGHSVLGAPLLWFPAPLADSDSGLILAGTHGDEAAAVVTLSCALRTLQQEHRRHHVVLAVNPDGCQLGLRANAHGVDLNRNFPAANWQSGETIYRWNSAAEERDVRLSTGDRAGSEPETQALCSLIYQLKPAWVVSFHEPLACVEDPHSSKLGEWLAENMSLPLVTTVGYATPGSFGSWCADLSLPVITVELPPVSTDEASEKYLAAMVDLLSKPSGEGYSAAAKG
- the ycjG gene encoding L-Ala-D/L-Glu epimerase, coding for MRAVKVYPETWPLHTPFAIARGARSEAGVVVVEVEEEGIKGIGECTPYPRYGETEASVLAQIALLINALKQGLTREQLQSLLPAGSARNAIDSALWDLQARKLHSDLWRLTGATPPAIIEMAQTVSIEMPEVMASSALALWQNGARLLKIKLDNSLITERLVAIRTAVPQATLIVDANESWHSEGLAARCQLLADLNVVMLEQPLPAADDAMLENFIHPLPICADESCHTRADLPALKGRYEMVNIKLDKTGGLTEALALVQAAKAAGFEVMLGCMLCTSRAISAALPLVNSARFVDLDGPTWLAADVDPALPFSCGRITLS
- the tpx gene encoding thiol peroxidase: MSQTVLFQGNPVPVAGQIPTPGQAAKPFTLVAKDFSDVPLSHFAGKRKVLNIFPSIDTGVCAASVRKFNQLAGEMDNAVVLCISSDLPFALSRFCGADGLNNVVTLSTLRGAQFKEDYGVAISDGPLEGLAARAVVILDEQDRVLYSQLVEEIATEPDYDAALAALK
- a CDS encoding LuxR family transcriptional regulator — translated: MDILKVIEDNLASALGKLGEFTWAYVVLSKNKMSVQFFATNYPEEWVKTYQEQSLHFTDPVVINALNRLTPFLWDEKTETDNKFCSPGIFDKAKNHNVKNGYTFVLHDYKNNMATLSFVIDPERRNEIEDFLFKHRGDINILLTTVHERYLALMMLSENNELHSVNKNLFTDRENEILYWASVGKTYLETGIILGIKTTTVKFHMANIVKKLGVTNARHAVRLGVGLDLVKPVTH